One Desulfurellaceae bacterium genomic region harbors:
- a CDS encoding mercuric reductase encodes MTQQLQPEDAHNTTLLGHVHPADWINPEPALRYNLVVIGAGTAGLVTAAGAAGLGAKVALVERELMGGDCLNVGCVPSKALLRAARAYADVRDAGQFGVVVPDGTQVDFPAVMERMRRLRAQLSAKDSATRFQGLGVDVFLGEGRFIDSETVAVGEQRLRFRRAVIATGARATSLPIPGLAEAGYLTNETVFSLTSLPKRLAVIGAGPIGCELAQAFARFGSQVCLLEVAPQILIREDRDAAERIQAALVKDRVNTLVGCNISHISTDGAEKIIHFEHQGSQTNIRVDDILLGVGRAPNVEGLDLERVGVSYDTKVGVRVDDHLRTTNPRIYTAGDIGSVYKFTHMADALARVVIQNTLFKGRAKASRLTVPWCTYTDPEIAHVGLYEHEADQKGVALNTFVQELDDVDRALLDGEPEGFVKVHTQAGSDKILGATIVARHAGEMISELSLAMVGGLGLKTLDQTIHPYPTQAEAIKKVAGAYTRTRLTPRIKALFETWLAWTR; translated from the coding sequence ATGACGCAACAGCTCCAGCCCGAGGATGCCCACAACACCACCCTGCTCGGCCATGTCCATCCTGCGGACTGGATCAACCCGGAGCCGGCCCTGCGCTACAATCTGGTCGTTATCGGAGCGGGCACGGCCGGCCTGGTCACGGCGGCGGGGGCGGCCGGCCTAGGCGCTAAGGTCGCCCTGGTCGAACGCGAGCTGATGGGCGGAGACTGCCTGAACGTCGGCTGTGTGCCGTCAAAAGCCCTGCTGCGGGCGGCTCGGGCGTATGCCGACGTGCGCGACGCGGGACAGTTCGGCGTTGTGGTTCCCGACGGCACGCAGGTCGACTTTCCGGCGGTCATGGAGCGCATGCGACGCCTGCGAGCCCAGTTGAGCGCCAAAGACTCGGCAACCCGCTTTCAGGGTCTGGGGGTGGATGTCTTTCTGGGCGAGGGGCGCTTTATTGACAGCGAAACGGTCGCCGTCGGGGAGCAGCGTCTGCGCTTTCGGCGGGCGGTCATTGCCACCGGCGCACGGGCGACCAGCCTGCCGATTCCAGGTTTGGCCGAGGCCGGCTATCTGACCAATGAGACCGTTTTTTCGCTGACCAGCCTGCCCAAACGCCTGGCCGTGATCGGCGCCGGCCCGATCGGCTGCGAGCTGGCCCAGGCCTTCGCCCGCTTCGGTTCGCAGGTGTGCCTGCTCGAAGTCGCGCCCCAGATTTTGATTCGGGAGGATAGGGACGCGGCCGAACGTATCCAGGCCGCTCTGGTCAAGGACCGGGTCAATACGCTTGTCGGCTGCAACATCAGCCACATCAGCACCGATGGCGCCGAGAAAATCATTCACTTTGAACACCAAGGGTCTCAGACCAACATCAGGGTTGATGACATTCTGCTGGGAGTGGGGCGGGCGCCAAACGTGGAAGGACTCGACCTGGAACGCGTCGGCGTTTCCTACGATACCAAGGTCGGGGTGCGGGTCGACGACCACCTGCGGACCACCAACCCCCGTATTTATACGGCCGGGGATATTGGCTCGGTCTACAAGTTCACCCACATGGCCGACGCCCTGGCCCGGGTGGTGATCCAGAATACGCTGTTCAAGGGTCGGGCCAAGGCGAGCCGCCTGACCGTCCCGTGGTGCACCTATACCGACCCGGAGATCGCCCACGTCGGCCTGTACGAACACGAGGCAGACCAAAAAGGCGTAGCGCTCAACACCTTTGTCCAAGAGCTGGACGACGTGGACCGGGCGCTGCTGGACGGCGAGCCGGAGGGCTTTGTCAAAGTCCATACCCAGGCCGGCAGCGACAAAATTCTGGGAGCGACCATTGTCGCCCGCCACGCCGGTGAGATGATTTCCGAGCTGAGTCTGGCCATGGTCGGCGGGCTGGGCCTGAAAACGCTGGACCAGACCATCCATCCCTACCCCACCCAGGCCGAGGCGATCAAAAAAGTCGCCGGTGCCTACACCCGCACCCGCCTGACGCCACGCATCAAAGCGCTGTTCGAGACCTGGCTGGCCTGGACCCGCTGA
- a CDS encoding type II toxin-antitoxin system RelE/ParE family toxin, giving the protein MAFPVQLTDDAAHDLEELCDYIDQYDAPGRADYVLEQIENAFLSLSEHPQRGNYSKELLDLGIREYREIFFKPYRIIYRVMGNDVYVLLIADGRRDMQTLLQRRLLRA; this is encoded by the coding sequence ATGGCCTTTCCGGTGCAGTTGACCGATGACGCGGCGCACGACCTGGAGGAACTGTGCGATTATATCGATCAGTACGACGCGCCGGGCCGGGCGGATTACGTGCTGGAGCAGATCGAAAATGCCTTCCTGAGCCTCTCCGAGCATCCCCAGCGCGGAAACTACTCCAAGGAATTGCTGGACCTTGGGATTCGGGAGTACCGTGAAATTTTCTTCAAGCCCTACCGCATCATCTACCGGGTGATGGGAAATGATGTTTACGTGCTTCTGATCGCCGATGGGCGGCGTGACATGCAAACCCTGCTCCAGCGACGCTTGCTGCGTGCATAA
- a CDS encoding type II toxin-antitoxin system Phd/YefM family antitoxin has translation MKLSSQIKPISYLKAHAAEIVRTLRDRQAPLIITQNGEAKVVMQDIDSYEQTQETLALLKILALGNRQIEADQVQPATEVVARLRGRRQAG, from the coding sequence ATGAAACTGTCCAGCCAGATCAAGCCGATCAGTTACCTCAAGGCTCATGCCGCTGAGATTGTGCGCACGCTCAGAGACCGGCAGGCCCCCTTGATCATCACCCAGAACGGTGAAGCCAAGGTGGTCATGCAGGATATCGACAGCTATGAGCAAACCCAGGAGACCCTTGCGCTGCTCAAAATCCTCGCCTTGGGAAACCGTCAGATCGAAGCGGACCAAGTCCAACCTGCGACCGAGGTCGTTGCCCGGCTGCGAGGACGGCGACAGGCTGGCTGA
- a CDS encoding adenylate kinase produces the protein MILVGPPGAGKGTQAAFLVDTFQITHISSGDMLRAAVAEGTQLGQQADGYMKAGQLVPDELVIAMIIERIAKPDCAKGFMLDGFPRTRPQAEALDINLKNAGVSLDTVLLIEVPDELIVERITGRRSDPETGEIYHLSFRPPPPDIADRVIQRKDDTAEACTARLEKYHSETAPIIPFYEGQGLVRRVDGNAAPEEVTRRITAVLNAG, from the coding sequence ATGATTCTTGTTGGCCCACCTGGGGCGGGCAAAGGCACCCAGGCGGCATTCCTGGTCGATACATTTCAGATTACGCATATTTCCAGCGGCGATATGCTGCGCGCCGCTGTTGCCGAGGGCACCCAGCTCGGCCAACAGGCCGACGGCTATATGAAAGCCGGCCAGCTCGTGCCGGACGAGTTGGTCATTGCCATGATTATCGAACGCATTGCCAAGCCGGACTGCGCCAAGGGGTTCATGCTGGACGGCTTTCCGCGCACCCGACCCCAGGCCGAGGCCCTGGATATCAACCTCAAAAACGCCGGCGTCAGCCTCGATACAGTCCTGCTGATCGAGGTGCCGGACGAACTGATCGTGGAGCGCATTACCGGCCGCCGCTCAGACCCCGAGACGGGCGAAATCTATCACCTGAGCTTCCGACCGCCGCCGCCCGACATTGCTGACCGGGTCATCCAGCGCAAGGACGATACGGCCGAAGCGTGTACCGCCCGGCTGGAGAAATACCACTCGGAGACCGCCCCGATCATCCCCTTCTATGAGGGACAGGGTCTGGTCAGGCGTGTTGACGGCAACGCCGCGCCCGAAGAAGTTACCCGACGCATCACGGCCGTGTTGAACGCCGGCTAG